Proteins found in one Syntrophorhabdus sp. genomic segment:
- a CDS encoding MBL fold metallo-hydrolase, giving the protein KEIHNGIYLVGSSDMTDAKDCCVYLLNLGELVLIDAGAGSSAGAIVRNIESLGFDAALVSTIVLTHCHIDHVGGAAAIKDRTGARIIMHELDAVPVENGDQRMTAAHWYGVRFQPLPVDLTFSGHSETLSVGGRNLVLLHTPGHTPGSLSVYCDTDGKRVLFGQDIHGPFLADFGANMSHWQRSMEELLALNADILCEGHFGIYQPNKKVTAYIERYLEEYGE; this is encoded by the coding sequence AAAGAGATACATAACGGCATTTATCTCGTCGGCAGTTCAGATATGACCGATGCAAAGGACTGCTGCGTCTATCTCCTCAACCTCGGGGAACTCGTCCTGATCGATGCCGGGGCCGGCTCGAGCGCGGGCGCCATCGTCCGCAATATCGAATCTCTCGGCTTCGACGCCGCCCTGGTTTCCACGATCGTCCTCACCCATTGCCACATCGACCACGTCGGCGGCGCGGCAGCGATCAAGGACCGGACAGGGGCTCGCATCATCATGCACGAGCTCGACGCCGTGCCTGTCGAAAACGGCGATCAGAGGATGACAGCCGCCCACTGGTATGGGGTCAGGTTCCAGCCTCTGCCGGTGGACCTCACGTTCTCCGGCCATAGTGAGACGCTCTCCGTCGGGGGGCGCAATCTCGTTCTGCTTCACACTCCCGGTCACACACCGGGCTCGCTCTCCGTCTATTGTGACACCGACGGCAAACGCGTTCTTTTCGGTCAGGACATACACGGCCCTTTTCTTGCCGATTTCGGGGCCAACATGTCCCACTGGCAAAGGTCGATGGAGGAGCTCCTCGCCCTCAACGCCGATATCCTCTGCGAGGGCCACTTCGGCATCTATCAACCGAACAAGAAGGTCACGGCCTACATCGAGCGGTATCTCGAGGAATATGGGGAATAA
- a CDS encoding gamma carbonic anhydrase family protein, which yields MDDAAFIDHSARVIGDVLVAQGVSIWPMAVVRADEASTVIAEGSAILDLCLLESPAGSPVTIGSGSVISHGAIVHGARIASGVLVGAGAIVLDDAVVGEGSIVAAGALVTPRTVIPPNSLVLGSPARIARETTSEERDGITEQARGLFRKSRAYLAGM from the coding sequence ATCGACGATGCCGCCTTCATCGACCACTCCGCCCGCGTGATCGGCGATGTCCTTGTCGCTCAGGGGGTCAGCATCTGGCCGATGGCGGTCGTCAGGGCCGATGAGGCCTCGACGGTCATCGCCGAAGGGTCCGCCATCCTCGACCTCTGCCTCCTGGAGTCACCGGCAGGGTCTCCCGTCACCATAGGTTCGGGCTCCGTCATTAGCCACGGCGCCATCGTGCACGGAGCCCGCATTGCCTCCGGCGTCCTCGTCGGTGCCGGCGCCATAGTCCTTGACGACGCCGTCGTGGGCGAAGGGTCCATCGTCGCCGCCGGCGCCCTCGTCACGCCCCGGACCGTGATACCCCCCAATTCGCTCGTGCTTGGCTCCCCGGCCAGGATAGCCCGCGAGACAACCTCCGAGGAGCGTGACGGCATCACGGAACAGGCCCGGGGGCTTTTCCGCAAGTCGAGGGCCTATCTTGCGGGGATGTGA
- a CDS encoding AraC family transcriptional regulator, whose protein sequence is MELQGSGDIVRFQRAPDLDGLEFLHATFVRHSFPRHTHDTFAIGVIEGGVQATYYKGSTHIATSRDICLINPGEVHTGFSPHPSGWTYRVFYPQTSLLETIASEILPCGCGLPHFSSPVIKDPPVSAGILRFLRALELSDITIERETLLYSVIAHMISRHADRKGVSPASEDVERRVIRLLLEYLDHHFTENITLHDLSRLAGLSPFHLLRVFRATVGLPPHAYVIQRRVDRARRLLLAGLPIADVGLEAGFADQSHFTRAFKRIVGVTPGCYRSSNSVQDFPDL, encoded by the coding sequence ATGGAATTGCAGGGTAGCGGCGATATCGTCAGGTTTCAACGGGCTCCCGACCTTGATGGGCTGGAGTTCCTCCACGCCACCTTCGTGCGGCATTCCTTTCCCCGGCACACCCATGATACCTTCGCCATAGGTGTCATAGAGGGTGGCGTCCAGGCAACGTACTACAAGGGTTCCACCCATATCGCCACCTCCCGCGACATCTGCCTCATCAACCCCGGCGAGGTCCACACGGGGTTCTCCCCCCACCCCTCGGGTTGGACGTATCGCGTCTTCTACCCCCAAACCTCGCTTCTTGAGACCATCGCCTCCGAGATCTTGCCCTGCGGATGCGGACTTCCGCACTTTTCCTCGCCCGTCATCAAGGACCCCCCGGTCTCCGCCGGTATCCTTCGCTTTCTCAGGGCCCTTGAGCTCTCCGATATCACCATCGAGCGGGAGACCCTCCTCTACTCCGTCATAGCACACATGATCTCGCGCCACGCCGACAGAAAAGGGGTGTCCCCGGCCTCAGAGGATGTCGAAAGGAGGGTCATCCGGCTGCTCCTTGAGTATCTCGACCATCATTTCACCGAGAACATCACGCTTCACGACCTTTCCCGCCTGGCCGGTTTGAGCCCCTTCCATCTCCTCCGCGTGTTCCGCGCAACCGTGGGCCTGCCCCCCCACGCCTATGTCATACAGAGGCGCGTCGACCGCGCCCGACGCCTTCTCCTCGCGGGCCTGCCTATCGCCGACGTTGGCCTGGAAGCGGGTTTTGCCGACCAGAGCCATTTCACCCGCGCCTTCAAAAGGATCGTCGGGGTCACGCCCGGCTGCTACCGCTCCAGCAATTCCGTTCAAGACTTCCCCGACCTTTGA
- a CDS encoding GNAT family N-acetyltransferase, producing the protein MIRICTDRDFDSILDIINDGAQAYKGIIPQDRWHEPYMDRLELRREIEDGVVFYGCEEKDALVGVMGIQDRGDVSLIRHAYVRTTHRNHGIGSRLLELLGSTTAKPLLVGTWAAASWAIAFYESKGYTLLPAREKERLLRKYWSIPQRQVDTSVVLAGPGWPLP; encoded by the coding sequence ATGATCAGGATCTGCACCGATCGCGACTTTGATTCGATCCTCGACATAATCAACGACGGGGCCCAGGCCTACAAGGGCATCATACCCCAGGACCGCTGGCACGAACCTTACATGGACCGTCTCGAGCTCAGACGCGAGATCGAGGACGGCGTGGTCTTCTACGGCTGCGAGGAAAAGGACGCTCTCGTCGGCGTCATGGGAATACAGGACCGCGGCGACGTGTCTCTCATCCGCCACGCCTACGTCCGGACCACGCATAGAAACCATGGCATCGGCTCGAGGCTCCTTGAGCTTCTGGGATCCACCACAGCAAAGCCGCTCCTTGTCGGCACATGGGCGGCCGCTTCCTGGGCGATAGCCTTCTACGAGAGCAAAGGCTACACGCTCCTTCCCGCGCGCGAGAAGGAGCGCCTCCTCAGGAAGTACTGGTCGATACCCCAGCGCCAGGTGGATACCTCTGTTGTGCTCGCCGGCCCCGGGTGGCCCCTCCCGTGA
- a CDS encoding OFA family MFS transporter encodes MRSPRRPPLFYGHFLVAAGYIIMLLMYGTLYSFGVFLKPLLAEPGWTRTSLLGAYSLCFFLSGALAAPAGWLTDRVGPAAVICTSGIFLGLGYLLLSHAKSAAGLFLSLGLVVGAGMSGGIAPVLSTVTRWYRARRGLMAGLVVAGVGSGTFVVPSIASVIIAALGWRASFLLFGIVAGGAVAGLGLLFRRDPRGMGLLPYGCQPRDVNADASPAQGLSVTEASRTRELWILIGLYACAGFFIQIALVSTTIYAVDLGAPEFRAASLLSVMGLGSIAGRLIGGFASDRFGTRPVLVAATLMMAAQFGLLLVSRDFRALLFFAGLFGITYGEILCAMPLLPAETFGLRHHGALLGVITFASTLGGGMGPLAAGFLFDFFRNYNVVWSVCLAVSLMAFVLSLSAGRVRRTDLRAVRERAD; translated from the coding sequence GTGAGGTCCCCACGGCGGCCTCCGCTGTTCTACGGCCATTTTCTCGTTGCAGCCGGCTATATCATCATGCTCCTCATGTATGGCACGCTCTATTCTTTCGGCGTCTTTCTCAAACCCCTCCTCGCGGAACCGGGCTGGACGAGGACGTCCCTTCTCGGTGCATATTCTCTCTGCTTCTTCCTCAGCGGAGCTCTCGCGGCACCGGCGGGATGGCTGACCGACAGGGTCGGCCCCGCGGCCGTCATCTGCACCTCCGGCATTTTCCTCGGCCTCGGCTACCTTCTTCTCTCCCATGCCAAGAGCGCTGCCGGACTTTTCCTCTCTCTCGGCCTCGTCGTTGGGGCAGGGATGAGTGGCGGCATCGCCCCGGTCCTCTCCACGGTGACGCGATGGTACCGGGCCAGGAGGGGCTTGATGGCGGGGCTTGTCGTGGCGGGCGTGGGCTCGGGGACATTCGTCGTGCCCTCGATAGCGAGCGTCATCATTGCCGCCCTCGGCTGGCGCGCCTCCTTTCTCCTCTTCGGCATCGTCGCCGGAGGCGCCGTGGCGGGGCTGGGCCTTCTCTTCCGCCGTGACCCCCGGGGCATGGGCCTTCTTCCCTACGGCTGCCAACCTCGCGACGTCAACGCGGACGCGAGTCCGGCCCAGGGCCTTTCCGTCACCGAGGCGTCCCGCACACGTGAACTGTGGATACTCATCGGGCTCTACGCCTGTGCCGGCTTCTTCATACAGATCGCCCTCGTGAGCACCACCATATACGCCGTCGACCTCGGCGCACCGGAGTTCCGGGCTGCGTCACTGCTCTCCGTCATGGGCCTTGGCAGCATAGCGGGCAGGCTCATCGGGGGTTTCGCATCCGACAGGTTCGGCACAAGGCCTGTCCTCGTTGCCGCCACCCTCATGATGGCCGCCCAGTTCGGCCTTCTTCTCGTCTCCCGGGATTTCCGGGCTCTCTTGTTCTTCGCCGGACTTTTCGGCATCACCTACGGAGAGATCCTCTGCGCGATGCCGCTTCTGCCCGCGGAAACCTTCGGTTTGCGCCATCACGGCGCCCTTCTCGGCGTCATCACCTTCGCCAGCACTCTCGGGGGCGGCATGGGGCCCCTCGCGGCGGGCTTTCTTTTCGATTTCTTCCGGAATTACAATGTCGTGTGGAGCGTCTGCCTGGCCGTCTCGCTCATGGCATTCGTCCTTTCCTTGTCGGCGGGAAGGGTCCGCCGCACCGATCTGAGGGCGGTCCGCGAAAGAGCGGATTGA
- a CDS encoding PilZ domain-containing protein has protein sequence MNIRPGLNINIIVNIDHMRETVDVGNSTVHEMVGERMIVAQTDPPISRTHLGKELFVTFIDRSAGQPRRFGFPAIVVEFLKEFELSSSLKVQALVLRRAGGFEEYNLRMFYRLEPPTDCGIRIAVGGKGVNLIDISIGGAKFSHEKVFPFVIGEPVNLSLYVNDVPYAVEAKVLRVWEPENERIRKTVALASVQFTNMEAHLKNVLARKIRDVEREMRYKEVHSAR, from the coding sequence ATGAACATCAGACCAGGCCTTAATATCAATATTATCGTAAACATAGACCATATGAGGGAGACCGTTGACGTCGGGAACTCGACGGTCCACGAGATGGTGGGCGAAAGGATGATCGTCGCCCAGACGGATCCTCCCATATCGAGGACGCACCTCGGTAAGGAGCTTTTTGTGACCTTCATTGACAGGTCGGCCGGACAGCCGCGCCGCTTCGGTTTCCCGGCGATCGTTGTCGAGTTCCTGAAGGAATTCGAGCTTTCGTCCTCTCTCAAGGTCCAGGCATTGGTCCTGAGAAGGGCGGGAGGCTTCGAGGAGTACAACCTGAGGATGTTTTACAGGCTTGAACCCCCAACGGACTGCGGCATCAGGATAGCAGTCGGCGGCAAGGGCGTGAACCTCATCGACATATCCATCGGAGGGGCGAAGTTCAGCCACGAGAAGGTCTTCCCCTTTGTGATCGGCGAACCGGTGAACCTCAGCCTGTACGTGAACGACGTTCCTTACGCTGTGGAGGCCAAGGTGCTCAGGGTGTGGGAACCGGAGAACGAGCGGATACGGAAGACCGTCGCCCTGGCGTCGGTCCAGTTCACGAACATGGAGGCCCACCTGAAGAATGTCCTGGCGCGCAAGATTCGCGACGTAGAGAGGGAGATGCGCTACAAGGAAGTCCACAGCGCGCGATGA
- a CDS encoding cupin domain-containing protein, with protein sequence MIVRNFNDPEVLATRYRAHWGATAWMIMTSRILEGIEFLAYAILPPGNTIEEHVDEVEEIYMIFRGGGNMKVGEEIREVKEGDSIFIPAGEPHALENTRDEETFVLVIAAYPFKRLLQTAEK encoded by the coding sequence ATGATAGTCCGGAATTTCAACGATCCTGAAGTGTTGGCGACGAGGTACAGGGCTCATTGGGGGGCGACGGCGTGGATGATCATGACAAGCCGCATCCTCGAGGGCATAGAGTTCCTGGCCTATGCGATACTGCCCCCGGGCAACACCATCGAGGAGCACGTCGACGAGGTCGAAGAGATATACATGATCTTCCGGGGAGGCGGGAACATGAAGGTCGGGGAGGAGATCCGGGAGGTAAAGGAAGGGGATTCGATCTTCATACCTGCCGGTGAGCCGCACGCGCTGGAAAACACGAGGGACGAGGAGACATTCGTCCTCGTGATAGCGGCGTATCCCTTTAAGAGATTGCTGCAGACGGCCGAGAAATAG
- a CDS encoding glutamine synthetase encodes MTKTQVVKYARERGVTFIKLWFTDLLGFAKSFTITIDELESALEEGMGFDGSSIQGFARIDESDMVAKPDVSTFTVLPWRPQGEASVARMFCDIFEPDGTPYKGDPRYVLKRNLKAAQEMGFEFFVGPELEYFYFKSDSATQTLDKGGYFDITTLDEAVDLRRDTVLMLQKMGISVEYSHHEVAPSQHEIDLKYAGGLAMADNTMTYRIVVKEVARKYGVYATFMPKPIFGVNGSGMHVHQSLFKGKKNAFFNEKDKHFLSDVAKWYIAGLLRHAREITLVTSQWVNSYKRLVPGYEAPVYISWARRNRSTLVRVPLYKPGKENATRVEYRSPDPACNPYLAFACMLRAGLEGIRNKYPLPGAVEEDVYDMSPERRKELGIGSLPGSLFEAIELTEGSKLVREALGDHVFEKLIENKKIEWDRFRAHVSNYEIETYLPVL; translated from the coding sequence ATGACGAAGACGCAGGTGGTGAAATATGCCCGGGAGAGGGGTGTCACTTTTATAAAGCTCTGGTTCACCGACCTGCTCGGGTTCGCGAAGAGCTTCACCATCACCATCGACGAGCTCGAGAGCGCCCTCGAGGAGGGCATGGGTTTCGACGGGTCCTCCATCCAGGGGTTTGCCCGCATCGACGAGAGCGACATGGTGGCGAAGCCGGACGTGTCGACCTTCACCGTCCTGCCCTGGAGGCCCCAGGGGGAGGCATCGGTGGCGCGGATGTTCTGCGACATCTTCGAACCTGATGGGACACCCTACAAGGGAGATCCCCGGTATGTGCTGAAGCGGAACCTCAAGGCCGCCCAGGAGATGGGGTTCGAGTTCTTCGTGGGCCCCGAACTGGAATACTTCTATTTCAAGTCCGATTCGGCGACACAGACCCTCGACAAGGGGGGTTATTTCGACATCACCACCCTCGACGAGGCCGTGGACCTTCGGAGGGACACGGTGCTCATGCTCCAGAAGATGGGTATAAGCGTGGAGTACAGCCACCACGAGGTGGCCCCGTCCCAGCACGAGATAGACCTGAAGTACGCCGGCGGCCTCGCCATGGCGGACAACACCATGACCTACCGGATCGTCGTGAAGGAGGTGGCGAGGAAGTACGGCGTGTACGCGACCTTCATGCCGAAGCCGATATTCGGCGTCAATGGCAGCGGGATGCATGTGCACCAGTCCCTTTTCAAGGGTAAGAAGAACGCCTTCTTCAACGAAAAGGACAAGCACTTCCTTTCCGACGTGGCAAAGTGGTACATCGCCGGCCTGCTCAGGCACGCGCGGGAGATAACCCTGGTGACGAGCCAGTGGGTGAACTCCTACAAGAGGCTCGTGCCCGGCTACGAAGCGCCTGTATACATATCGTGGGCGAGGCGCAACAGGTCGACGCTGGTCAGGGTGCCTCTCTACAAACCGGGGAAGGAGAATGCGACACGGGTGGAGTACAGAAGCCCCGATCCGGCATGCAATCCCTACCTGGCGTTTGCCTGCATGCTGAGGGCGGGTCTTGAAGGGATAAGGAACAAGTACCCTCTCCCCGGCGCCGTTGAAGAAGACGTCTACGATATGAGCCCGGAACGAAGGAAGGAGCTGGGCATAGGGTCCCTTCCGGGAAGTCTGTTCGAAGCCATAGAGTTAACGGAAGGTTCAAAGCTGGTGCGGGAAGCCCTGGGCGACCATGTCTTCGAGAAGCTCATCGAGAACAAGAAGATAGAATGGGACAGGTTCAGGGCGCACGTGTCGAACTACGAGATCGAGACGTACCTGCCTGTTCTGTAA
- a CDS encoding pyridoxal phosphate-dependent aminotransferase — protein MNISRRASEISPFYVMELLEKARLMEAEGHNIIHMEVGEPGFETPGVIRREALKALEGGKTFYTHSLGIPELREAVSRNYRDRYGLHVSPERVIITNGSSGAFILLFAALLEQGRTLAIADPGYPCYRNIALLTDCAVRPLPVSAGTNYEVLPEQLDGPSTLDVLVVANPSNPTGTIYRPGSLNALYERLSSRGGVLVVDEIYSGLVYDALFSSSASISEDVIVVNGFSKAFAMTGWRLGWMVVPGGLVRPIQKLAQNLFIAPPSISQYAALAAFDDAEGLARMCGLYKERRDFLLPRLQGLGFDVPVKPDGAFYIYAGIDRFAMDSMLFVERALAEAKVAITPGYDFGRFGAASHVRFSYADRLENLVEGCDRLERWL, from the coding sequence ATGAACATCTCCAGAAGGGCCAGCGAGATATCACCCTTCTATGTCATGGAGCTTCTCGAAAAGGCCCGGTTGATGGAAGCCGAGGGACACAACATCATCCATATGGAGGTCGGTGAGCCCGGCTTTGAGACCCCGGGCGTGATACGGCGGGAGGCGCTCAAGGCGCTCGAGGGCGGCAAAACGTTCTATACCCACAGCCTCGGCATCCCGGAGCTGAGGGAGGCCGTTTCCCGCAACTATCGCGACCGGTACGGCCTTCACGTTTCCCCTGAGCGCGTGATCATCACCAACGGCTCGTCGGGCGCCTTCATCCTTCTCTTCGCGGCGCTCCTCGAGCAGGGTCGCACCCTTGCCATAGCCGACCCCGGGTACCCCTGCTACCGGAACATCGCCCTCCTCACCGATTGCGCGGTGCGGCCCCTTCCCGTGTCGGCCGGGACCAACTACGAGGTCCTCCCCGAGCAGCTCGATGGCCCATCGACGCTCGACGTCCTTGTCGTCGCCAACCCCTCGAACCCGACGGGAACCATCTACCGTCCCGGGTCCCTGAACGCCCTGTATGAAAGGCTATCCTCGCGGGGAGGCGTCCTTGTCGTCGACGAGATATACTCCGGCCTTGTTTACGATGCCCTTTTCTCTTCGAGCGCCTCCATCTCCGAGGACGTCATCGTCGTGAACGGTTTCTCGAAGGCCTTCGCGATGACCGGGTGGCGCCTCGGCTGGATGGTGGTCCCCGGGGGTCTCGTCCGCCCTATTCAGAAACTGGCGCAGAACCTTTTCATCGCACCGCCGTCCATCTCGCAGTACGCGGCGCTGGCCGCCTTTGACGACGCCGAGGGACTCGCCCGCATGTGCGGTCTTTACAAGGAGCGCAGGGATTTCCTCCTGCCCCGGCTTCAGGGTCTTGGGTTCGACGTTCCCGTCAAGCCCGACGGCGCTTTTTACATCTACGCCGGCATCGACCGCTTCGCCATGGACAGCATGCTCTTCGTCGAAAGGGCGCTTGCGGAGGCGAAGGTGGCCATCACACCAGGGTACGATTTCGGCCGTTTCGGGGCCGCCTCTCACGTGCGCTTCTCCTACGCCGACAGGCTGGAAAACCTCGTGGAGGGCTGTGACAGGCTTGAACGGTGGCTGTAA
- a CDS encoding HDOD domain-containing protein yields MDVRVVREKIEHVNALPTIPKVLNRLLAVIENPRVSLNEISSFISSDPALTTKVLRMVNSPVYGFPGRISSVNQAVILLGLTVVKGLLLGVSVFELMQKTMIGLWEHSVGTALFSRLIALRKGHREPDEVSVDGLLHDIGKVFLVLQFPEEYERALTQTRQDGIIIHEAEKNQFSTTHASVGSWMARKWRFPAKLIDVIEYHHKPHLTKSTPVESAIVHVADILVRARGFGFPGDALMTPVQPEAWDILGLTEKDLLEILDEAEDSLQITEDLTL; encoded by the coding sequence ATGGACGTCAGGGTGGTCAGGGAGAAGATCGAGCACGTGAACGCCCTTCCCACCATTCCCAAGGTCTTGAACAGGCTCCTTGCGGTCATCGAGAACCCGCGGGTGTCCCTCAACGAGATCTCGAGCTTCATCTCCTCGGACCCCGCCCTCACCACGAAGGTGCTGAGGATGGTGAACTCGCCGGTGTACGGTTTTCCCGGAAGGATCTCTTCCGTGAACCAGGCCGTCATACTCCTCGGGCTCACCGTGGTGAAGGGCCTCCTGCTCGGCGTTTCCGTCTTTGAGCTCATGCAGAAGACCATGATCGGGCTCTGGGAGCATTCCGTCGGGACGGCCCTGTTCTCTCGTTTGATCGCCCTGCGCAAGGGCCACAGGGAACCTGACGAGGTGTCCGTGGACGGCCTTCTCCACGATATCGGCAAGGTCTTCCTCGTCCTCCAGTTCCCCGAGGAATACGAAAGGGCCCTGACACAGACAAGACAGGACGGCATCATCATCCACGAGGCCGAGAAGAACCAGTTCAGCACAACGCACGCCAGTGTGGGAAGCTGGATGGCCAGAAAGTGGCGCTTTCCGGCAAAGCTCATCGACGTCATAGAATACCACCACAAACCGCATCTGACGAAGAGCACCCCCGTTGAATCCGCCATCGTCCATGTCGCCGACATCCTCGTGCGCGCCCGGGGTTTCGGCTTTCCCGGCGACGCCCTCATGACGCCCGTCCAGCCCGAGGCATGGGACATTCTCGGGCTCACCGAGAAAGACCTTCTCGAGATACTCGACGAGGCCGAAGATTCCCTGCAGATCACGGAAGACCTGACCCTATGA
- a CDS encoding diguanylate cyclase, producing the protein MNEKKTVVVISQDVVLSGIIDRILSRDYGVFLFRNIQSAIDYIYNSPPNLIILDTSEEDVYSMDVINNLKSDPIFYQLPVLVVIDDIPSVPVWKDLFVEDYLKRVDIEQEGVTRVALAILRSERIVEVNPLTKLPGNISISRQIQARIEAGDTFALAYADLDHFKPFNDHYGFTRGDEVIRITGRLILNIVKSKEPQNAFVGHIGGDDFVFITSVDVVEEASADIIDAFDRITPTLYDKKDRDAGFIETLDRQGNTRKFPIIALSIGIATNRTRSFTHFGEITEVASEMKKLAKQSWGSCYLTDRRGVNPA; encoded by the coding sequence ATGAACGAGAAGAAGACCGTCGTCGTCATATCCCAGGATGTTGTCCTCTCGGGCATAATAGACCGGATCCTCTCCCGGGACTACGGTGTTTTCCTCTTCAGGAACATACAGTCCGCCATCGACTACATCTACAATTCGCCGCCGAACCTGATCATCCTCGACACCTCGGAAGAGGACGTCTACTCCATGGACGTCATCAACAACCTCAAGAGCGATCCCATTTTTTACCAGTTGCCCGTTCTTGTCGTCATCGACGATATCCCAAGCGTACCCGTTTGGAAGGACCTTTTCGTCGAAGACTACCTGAAAAGGGTCGACATCGAACAAGAGGGTGTGACCCGCGTGGCCCTGGCGATACTGCGCTCGGAGCGCATCGTGGAGGTGAACCCCCTTACCAAGCTGCCGGGCAACATCTCAATAAGCAGACAGATACAGGCGAGGATAGAGGCGGGGGACACCTTCGCCCTCGCCTACGCGGACCTCGATCACTTCAAGCCCTTCAACGACCACTACGGCTTCACGAGGGGCGACGAGGTGATACGCATAACGGGCAGGCTCATCCTCAACATCGTCAAGAGCAAAGAGCCCCAGAACGCTTTCGTCGGACACATAGGCGGCGACGATTTCGTTTTCATAACATCCGTCGACGTCGTCGAGGAGGCCTCGGCCGACATCATCGACGCGTTCGACAGGATCACCCCCACCCTGTACGACAAGAAGGACCGGGACGCCGGCTTCATAGAAACCCTCGATCGCCAGGGGAACACCAGGAAGTTCCCCATAATCGCTCTTTCCATAGGTATCGCCACCAACAGGACACGCTCCTTCACCCACTTCGGGGAGATTACCGAGGTCGCCTCGGAAATGAAGAAGCTCGCCAAGCAGTCCTGGGGAAGCTGCTACCTTACGGACCGCAGGGGAGTCAATCCGGCGTAG
- a CDS encoding integration host factor subunit beta, with the protein MNKMDIINKLAADINVNQKIAKIAVDTIIDSIKKAIINNERVEIRGFGSFTLREYKAYRGRNPKSGETVQVEPKRLPYFKVGKELKEMVWKEDN; encoded by the coding sequence ATGAACAAAATGGATATTATCAACAAGCTCGCCGCAGATATAAACGTCAACCAGAAAATAGCGAAGATCGCCGTGGACACGATCATCGACAGCATCAAAAAAGCGATCATCAACAATGAGCGCGTGGAGATACGTGGTTTCGGGAGCTTCACGCTCAGGGAATACAAGGCATACAGGGGCAGGAACCCGAAGAGCGGCGAGACCGTTCAGGTCGAGCCGAAGCGGCTTCCCTATTTCAAGGTCGGGAAAGAACTGAAGGAAATGGTCTGGAAGGAGGACAACTAG
- a CDS encoding phosphoribosylformylglycinamidine synthase subunit PurQ: protein MKRQRPKSLVVFGNGINCENETAHANRLAGFEPELVHIDEFVDRPGLIHGYSFINFPGGFLDGDDLGSAKAQAVKWKYQKMADTGRRFLDELVKFVDEGKVIMGICNGFQLLVKTGLLPALGKTYGKQSATLTANDLGRFEDRWVYLKANRFSHCIFTNDMDKIYLPVRHGEGKCIVDSTETLSAMKKGGNIVLQYADAAGEVSMGYPDNPNGSTEAIAAMCDDTGRVFGLMPHPEAFVHRTQHPRWTREEVPTEGDGLKIFRNACKYISES from the coding sequence ATGAAACGACAAAGACCAAAGAGCCTTGTTGTCTTCGGCAACGGGATCAACTGTGAGAACGAGACGGCACACGCGAACCGCCTGGCGGGCTTCGAGCCGGAGCTCGTCCACATCGACGAGTTCGTCGATCGGCCGGGGCTGATCCACGGGTACAGCTTCATCAATTTTCCCGGGGGTTTTCTCGACGGTGACGACCTGGGGTCGGCAAAGGCGCAGGCGGTGAAGTGGAAATACCAGAAAATGGCGGACACGGGCAGACGTTTTCTCGACGAGCTCGTGAAGTTCGTTGATGAGGGAAAGGTCATCATGGGGATCTGCAACGGTTTCCAGCTCCTCGTCAAGACGGGCCTCCTGCCGGCGCTGGGAAAGACATACGGAAAACAGTCGGCAACCCTGACGGCAAACGACCTGGGCCGGTTCGAGGACCGCTGGGTCTATCTGAAGGCAAATCGATTTTCTCATTGCATATTTACGAACGATATGGATAAAATCTATCTCCCTGTGCGACATGGTGAAGGCAAGTGCATCGTCGATTCGACGGAGACCCTGTCCGCCATGAAAAAGGGGGGCAATATCGTCCTGCAATATGCCGACGCCGCGGGTGAGGTGTCGATGGGCTATCCCGATAACCCGAATGGTTCGACGGAGGCCATTGCCGCCATGTGCGACGACACGGGAAGGGTTTTCGGGCTCATGCCGCACCCCGAGGCCTTTGTGCATCGGACGCAGCATCCCCGCTGGACCCGGGAAGAGGTCCCGACAGAAGGGGACGGACTTAAGATCTTCAGGAACGCCTGTAAATATATATCAGAAAGCTGA